In a single window of the Pseudohongiella acticola genome:
- a CDS encoding 16S rRNA (uracil(1498)-N(3))-methyltransferase — protein MRLSRFHTDQALVADTELVLEGDQAHYLGKVLRVKPGQQCLLFNAVNGEFLAEVTSVSKRDVRLLLIESRDCTPDSALPVHLGLGLSRGERMDYAIQKATELGVTDITPLFTDFSEVKLSHERADKRAAHWQKVAISASEQCGRCSVPVIHGPVPLADWVAAVPAGQGFLLDHTGTAGFTGTAPDAVCLLVGPEGGTSDTEKALAIAAGFTTVRLGPRVLRTETAPVVALTALQLQWGDF, from the coding sequence CCGACACCGAGCTGGTGCTGGAAGGCGATCAGGCGCATTATCTCGGCAAGGTACTGCGGGTAAAACCCGGCCAGCAGTGCCTGCTGTTTAATGCAGTCAATGGCGAGTTTCTGGCCGAGGTAACATCGGTCAGTAAACGTGACGTCCGGCTCCTTCTGATCGAATCACGCGATTGTACACCTGACTCGGCCTTGCCTGTGCATCTGGGTCTGGGCCTGTCGCGTGGTGAGCGCATGGATTATGCCATTCAGAAAGCAACTGAACTTGGCGTTACCGACATCACGCCACTGTTCACTGACTTCAGTGAAGTAAAACTCAGTCACGAACGTGCCGACAAACGCGCCGCGCACTGGCAGAAAGTGGCGATCAGTGCCAGCGAGCAGTGTGGCCGTTGCAGCGTACCGGTCATTCATGGCCCGGTTCCGTTGGCGGACTGGGTTGCGGCCGTTCCCGCCGGTCAGGGCTTTCTGCTCGACCACACCGGCACGGCTGGTTTTACTGGCACAGCGCCCGATGCTGTTTGTCTGTTGGTAGGCCCCGAAGGCGGCACCAGTGACACTGAAAAAGCCCTTGCCATTGCTGCCGGTTTTACCACCGTCAGACTCGGCCCTCGTGTACTGCGCACTGAAACGGCGCCGGTCGTTGCACTGACAGCGTTGCAGCTTCAGTGGGGTGACTTCTAG
- a CDS encoding ammonium transporter — MDTFYFLVCGALVMWMAAGFSMLEAGLVRSKNTTEILTKNVALFAVSCTMYLVCGYAIMYGGGYFLSGIAGGDTLVADALAASAEAGFDGGSVYSGASDFFFQVVFVATAMSIVSGAVAERMKLWAFLAFAVVMTGFIYPMEGAWTWGGASVFGMFTLGDLGFSDFAGSGIVHMAGAAAALAGVLLLGARKGKYAADGTARAIPGANLPLATLGMFILWMGWFGFNGGSVLKLGDIANANAVAMVFLNTNAAASGGLIAALITARLLFGKADLTMALNGALAGLVAITAEPSTPTALEATLFGGLGGILVVFSIVFLDKIKIDDPVGAISVHGTCGLLGLLLVPITNDGSSFSGQIIGALTIFIWVFVTSFIVWMVLKAVLGIRVSEEEEDQGVDISECGLEAYPEFTK, encoded by the coding sequence ATGGACACCTTCTACTTTCTGGTGTGTGGTGCACTGGTAATGTGGATGGCGGCTGGCTTCTCGATGTTGGAAGCGGGTCTGGTCCGATCAAAGAATACAACTGAAATTCTGACCAAAAACGTCGCACTGTTTGCGGTCTCCTGCACCATGTATCTGGTGTGCGGCTACGCCATCATGTACGGCGGCGGCTACTTCCTGTCCGGTATCGCCGGCGGCGATACGCTGGTTGCAGACGCGCTGGCGGCCTCGGCTGAAGCCGGTTTTGATGGCGGCTCTGTTTATTCAGGCGCATCTGACTTCTTCTTCCAGGTTGTCTTTGTAGCAACAGCCATGTCTATCGTGTCAGGTGCAGTTGCTGAGCGTATGAAGCTCTGGGCCTTCCTGGCATTCGCAGTTGTCATGACTGGCTTTATCTATCCGATGGAAGGTGCGTGGACCTGGGGCGGCGCGTCTGTCTTCGGTATGTTCACACTGGGCGACCTAGGTTTCTCTGACTTCGCTGGTTCCGGTATTGTTCACATGGCAGGTGCTGCAGCAGCCCTGGCTGGTGTGCTTCTGCTGGGTGCCCGTAAAGGCAAATACGCCGCTGATGGCACGGCCCGCGCTATTCCGGGTGCCAACCTGCCGCTGGCAACACTGGGCATGTTCATCCTGTGGATGGGCTGGTTCGGTTTCAACGGCGGTTCGGTTCTGAAGCTGGGTGACATTGCGAACGCGAATGCGGTAGCGATGGTGTTCCTGAACACTAACGCAGCAGCCTCCGGCGGTCTGATCGCAGCATTGATCACTGCACGCCTGCTGTTCGGCAAAGCCGATCTGACCATGGCACTGAACGGTGCATTGGCAGGTCTGGTAGCGATCACTGCTGAGCCTTCAACACCAACAGCACTTGAAGCCACTCTGTTCGGCGGCCTGGGCGGTATCCTGGTTGTGTTCAGCATCGTCTTTCTGGACAAGATCAAGATCGACGATCCGGTCGGTGCTATCTCTGTGCACGGTACCTGTGGTCTGCTGGGTCTGTTACTGGTACCGATCACTAACGACGGTTCAAGCTTCTCCGGTCAGATCATTGGTGCCCTGACCATCTTCATCTGGGTATTCGTGACCAGCTTCATTGTCTGGATGGTACTGAAAGCAGTACTGGGTATCCGGGTCTCTGAAGAAGAGGAAGACCAGGGTGTGGATATCTCTGAGTGTGGCCTGGAAGCCTACCCGGAATTCACCAAGTAA
- the glnK gene encoding P-II family nitrogen regulator — protein MKLVTAIIKPFKLDDAREALSEIGVQGITVTEVKGFGRQKGHTELYRGAEYVVDFLPKVKIEVAIGDDLLDQTLEAITKAANTGKIGDGKIFVADLTQVIRIRTGETGEAAV, from the coding sequence ATGAAGTTAGTAACGGCGATTATCAAGCCTTTCAAGCTGGACGATGCCCGCGAGGCACTGTCCGAGATTGGCGTGCAGGGTATTACGGTGACCGAAGTTAAAGGGTTCGGCCGTCAGAAAGGCCACACCGAGCTGTACCGTGGCGCAGAGTACGTGGTGGATTTCCTTCCGAAAGTAAAGATTGAAGTAGCCATCGGAGACGATTTGCTGGATCAGACACTTGAGGCCATCACCAAGGCAGCCAACACAGGCAAGATCGGTGACGGGAAAATCTTTGTTGCGGACCTGACTCAGGTAATCCGTATCCGAACTGGTGAAACTGGAGAAGCAGCTGTTTAA
- a CDS encoding accessory factor UbiK family protein, with the protein MTRRSIIDELSEQISKVLPQVSAAGEEVRETVRGAVKQSLSKMDLLTREEFEAQTRALQRAEERLDELEQAVIALEAHLRR; encoded by the coding sequence ATGACCAGACGCTCAATCATCGACGAACTCAGCGAACAGATCAGCAAGGTGCTACCGCAGGTCAGTGCTGCCGGGGAAGAAGTCAGGGAAACCGTCCGGGGCGCGGTAAAACAGTCTCTGTCCAAAATGGATCTGCTGACACGCGAAGAGTTTGAAGCGCAGACCCGGGCACTGCAACGTGCCGAGGAGCGCCTTGACGAACTGGAACAGGCTGTTATAGCGCTGGAAGCACACTTAAGGCGCTGA